One window of the Klebsiella sp. WP3-W18-ESBL-02 genome contains the following:
- a CDS encoding HD domain-containing phosphohydrolase gives MTQNCRIFRHGLGLLVLLTLLLVCTLRAFAVPPQKVKPAAPVPVWVLDADSFEFWRDSHGQYRGFYPELLHAINARYGYNLTLRPVDGQTFEKRFAHHDYGLYASVLQTKPNAENKTLSVPLFDTEVVAVSITRQAKNPNDLNNTRVIFRRHDRTQALVKKAYPTLELQQIIEVDTSKEALQILRSGGADFYINEDREMGGPHYYFTLSRPFPALRLSAAFGISPEQSYMRGNVNQLLNEWRQNGRLQALEEQSQLMFLRQHLTLTPAEQSWLRENRLTIPLPKNENFAPIIWKDERGYHGSAINMVNDLRDLLNIDVDVQFLDNYMVRMQNEDWPIHLADIFDIRNGSQMEGLIGPLVNWYNAYYNKVGMPFILDEEQVRHQRVGVIRGSFAAYYLRQRFGTDVTLVARASIDELLDTIDNHQIDFILGDLSSLEQALRGSDLFRGALKVAGLTHSGYQIGTWVNIEHPLNALLSQVHLISSYRHQLTPSSTPPATPGALSKNALQIVSAGLLVLVVFILSLMLMMWRHMNKHRAVNRSIVEAMEKINHVHDDETGCHIRRVAAYCSLLARGLKLPYKRVRDIENFASLHDIGKIAVPEHILHKQGKLTEDEFREIQQHSVKGWRIVQGLALGSVAENLIRHHHEKWDGSGYPDGLAGEAIPIEARILAIADVYDALRQKRVYKPSFSHERAYEIIVSSAGSHFAPSLVKLFCQLHLQFQAIYESQTD, from the coding sequence GTGACACAGAACTGCCGAATTTTTCGACACGGGCTGGGTCTCCTTGTTCTACTGACCCTGTTACTCGTTTGCACACTGCGGGCGTTTGCCGTCCCGCCGCAGAAGGTCAAACCCGCGGCGCCCGTTCCCGTGTGGGTGCTGGATGCCGACAGCTTTGAATTCTGGCGCGATAGCCACGGGCAGTACCGCGGTTTTTACCCCGAACTGCTGCATGCCATCAATGCGCGCTATGGCTACAATCTCACCCTGCGCCCTGTCGATGGCCAAACGTTCGAAAAGCGTTTTGCACACCATGACTATGGCCTCTATGCCAGCGTGCTGCAAACCAAACCGAACGCTGAAAATAAGACGCTCTCCGTGCCGCTGTTTGATACTGAAGTCGTCGCGGTGAGCATCACCCGTCAGGCTAAGAACCCTAACGATCTCAATAACACACGCGTTATCTTCCGCCGCCACGATCGCACCCAGGCGCTGGTGAAAAAAGCCTACCCCACGCTTGAACTACAGCAAATCATAGAGGTTGATACCAGCAAAGAGGCGCTGCAGATCCTGCGCAGCGGCGGCGCCGACTTCTATATCAACGAAGACCGGGAAATGGGCGGCCCGCACTACTACTTCACCCTTTCCCGCCCCTTCCCTGCACTGCGATTGAGCGCCGCTTTCGGCATCAGCCCGGAACAAAGCTACATGCGCGGCAACGTGAATCAGTTGCTCAATGAATGGCGACAAAACGGCAGGCTACAGGCATTGGAAGAGCAAAGCCAACTGATGTTTTTGCGACAGCACCTTACGCTGACGCCTGCCGAGCAAAGCTGGCTTAGAGAGAACCGGCTGACGATTCCCCTGCCGAAAAATGAAAATTTTGCGCCAATTATCTGGAAAGACGAGCGGGGCTATCACGGCAGTGCCATTAACATGGTGAATGATCTACGCGACCTGTTAAACATTGACGTCGACGTGCAGTTTCTCGATAACTATATGGTTCGCATGCAGAATGAAGACTGGCCAATTCACCTTGCCGATATTTTTGATATTCGCAACGGCAGTCAGATGGAGGGGCTGATTGGTCCGTTGGTCAACTGGTACAACGCGTACTACAACAAGGTCGGGATGCCGTTTATCCTCGATGAGGAGCAGGTACGCCATCAGCGGGTTGGTGTCATCCGTGGTTCCTTCGCCGCCTATTACCTGCGCCAGCGTTTTGGTACCGACGTGACGCTTGTCGCCCGCGCTAGCATCGACGAGCTGCTGGATACCATTGATAATCATCAAATCGATTTTATCCTCGGCGACTTGAGTTCGCTGGAGCAGGCGCTACGCGGCAGCGATCTGTTCCGCGGTGCGCTGAAGGTGGCCGGACTCACCCACTCCGGCTATCAAATCGGGACCTGGGTCAACATCGAACATCCGCTGAACGCGCTGCTGTCGCAGGTACACCTGATTTCCAGCTATCGCCATCAGCTGACGCCATCGTCCACGCCCCCGGCCACCCCGGGTGCGCTAAGCAAAAATGCATTACAAATCGTGAGCGCTGGCCTGCTGGTGCTGGTGGTGTTTATTCTCAGCCTGATGCTGATGATGTGGCGTCATATGAACAAACATCGCGCCGTCAACCGCAGCATTGTCGAAGCAATGGAGAAAATTAACCACGTTCATGATGATGAAACCGGCTGCCATATTCGCCGCGTTGCCGCTTACTGCAGCCTGCTGGCTCGTGGGCTTAAGCTCCCGTATAAACGGGTTCGCGATATCGAAAATTTCGCGTCGCTGCACGATATCGGCAAAATCGCCGTTCCCGAACATATTTTGCATAAGCAGGGTAAACTGACGGAGGACGAGTTCAGAGAAATCCAGCAGCATTCGGTTAAGGGCTGGCGCATCGTTCAGGGCCTGGCGCTGGGCTCGGTGGCGGAAAATCTGATCCGCCACCATCACGAAAAGTGGGACGGCAGCGGTTATCCGGACGGGCTGGCCGGTGAGGCCATTCCGATTGAAGCCCGAATTCTGGCCATTGCTGACGTTTACGATGCGCTGCGGCAAAAGCGGGTTTATAAGCCGAGCTTTTCCCACGAGCGGGCCTACGAAATTATCGTCAGCAGCGCCGGAAGTCATTTTGCCCCTTCGCTGGTCAAGCTGTTTTGCCAGCTGCATCTGCAGTTCCAGGCTATTTATGAGTCACAAACGGATTAA
- a CDS encoding RpiB/LacA/LacB family sugar-phosphate isomerase, protein MKIALMMENSQASKNATIHHELKAVADEKGFPVYNVGMCDENDHHLTYIHLGIMASILLNSKAVDFVVTGCGTGQGALMSLNIHPGVVCGYCLDPADAFLFAQINNGNALSLAFAKGFGWGAELNVRYMFEKAFTGRNGEGYPPERKEPQVRNAGILNQVKAAVVKENYLDTLRAIDPALVKTAVSGQRFQECFFENCQNKEIEAFVREILA, encoded by the coding sequence ATGAAAATTGCACTGATGATGGAAAACAGCCAGGCCAGCAAAAACGCGACCATTCATCATGAGTTAAAAGCCGTTGCCGATGAAAAAGGCTTCCCGGTATACAACGTGGGCATGTGTGATGAAAACGATCACCACCTGACCTACATTCACCTGGGTATCATGGCCAGCATCCTGCTGAACTCGAAAGCGGTAGATTTCGTAGTAACCGGTTGTGGCACCGGCCAGGGCGCGCTGATGTCCCTGAACATTCACCCGGGCGTTGTCTGCGGCTACTGCCTGGATCCGGCAGATGCCTTCCTGTTTGCCCAGATCAACAACGGTAACGCGCTGTCTCTGGCCTTCGCGAAAGGCTTTGGCTGGGGCGCAGAGCTGAACGTACGCTACATGTTTGAAAAAGCGTTCACCGGCCGTAACGGCGAAGGCTACCCGCCGGAGCGTAAAGAGCCGCAGGTTCGTAACGCAGGCATCCTGAACCAGGTGAAAGCAGCGGTCGTTAAAGAAAACTACCTCGACACCCTGCGCGCTATCGACCCGGCGCTGGTGAAAACCGCCGTTTCCGGTCAGCGTTTCCAGGAATGCTTCTTCGAAAACTGCCAGAACAAAGAAATTGAAGCCTTTGTTCGTGAGATCCTGGCGTAA
- a CDS encoding MFS transporter, whose translation MNEPLQAQATRGVSPAALLVAGAFFMEFLDGTVIATALPDMAKTFGVEAVDLNIGISAYLITLAVLIPASGWIADRFGARTIFSLALAIFTVSSVFCGLATSAHSFVAMRILQGVGGALMVPVGRLAVLRTTPKHLLISAIATLTWPALIAPIIGPPLGGFITQVADWRWIFFINVPLGIIAIILALRIIPNVRDDERRPFDLPGFLATSVSMVSLVYAMEMLGAEKMQGWTVIALLIVGGATFCYALRHFRRSPAPMIRMDALQVPTFRVTMYGGSLFRASISAVPFLLPLLFQVGFGMDPFHSGLLVLAVFVGNLTIKPATTPLIRWLGFRRLLLLNGSLNVLALLACAFLTPQTPVWVIMLVLYLGGVFRSIQFTGVSTLAFADVPSSQMSYANTLFSTASQLAIGLGITLGAIGIRIGEKLSATLALSEVPGISFRLAFVFIALICLVGMFDTLHLTRDAGSAVSQKRKPS comes from the coding sequence ATGAATGAGCCTCTCCAGGCCCAGGCAACACGCGGGGTATCCCCTGCCGCGCTGCTGGTGGCCGGTGCGTTCTTTATGGAGTTTCTTGATGGGACGGTGATTGCCACTGCCCTGCCGGATATGGCGAAAACCTTTGGCGTTGAAGCCGTCGATTTGAATATCGGTATCAGCGCCTATCTGATCACCCTTGCGGTACTGATTCCCGCCAGCGGCTGGATAGCCGACCGCTTCGGGGCCCGTACTATCTTCAGCCTGGCGCTGGCTATTTTCACCGTCTCCTCGGTATTTTGCGGCCTCGCCACCAGCGCCCACAGTTTCGTGGCAATGCGTATTCTACAAGGCGTTGGCGGCGCGTTAATGGTCCCCGTTGGCCGACTGGCGGTACTGCGCACCACGCCAAAGCATCTGCTGATCTCGGCGATTGCCACGCTCACCTGGCCCGCGCTGATTGCGCCCATTATCGGGCCGCCGCTGGGCGGATTTATTACCCAGGTCGCCGACTGGCGCTGGATCTTCTTTATTAACGTTCCGCTCGGCATTATTGCGATTATTCTGGCGCTGCGCATTATTCCCAACGTTCGCGACGATGAGCGTCGTCCATTCGATCTGCCGGGCTTCCTGGCCACCTCGGTATCGATGGTGAGCCTGGTGTATGCGATGGAGATGCTTGGCGCCGAAAAAATGCAGGGCTGGACGGTCATCGCGCTGCTTATCGTCGGTGGGGCCACCTTCTGCTATGCGCTGCGCCATTTTCGCCGTAGCCCGGCGCCGATGATCCGCATGGATGCGCTGCAGGTCCCCACCTTTCGCGTCACGATGTACGGCGGTTCGCTGTTCCGCGCATCCATTAGCGCCGTACCGTTTCTGCTGCCGCTACTCTTCCAGGTTGGGTTCGGTATGGACCCGTTCCACTCCGGCCTGCTGGTGCTGGCGGTGTTTGTGGGTAACCTGACGATCAAACCCGCCACTACGCCGCTGATACGCTGGCTGGGCTTTCGCCGCCTGCTGCTGCTCAACGGTTCGCTGAACGTGCTGGCGCTGCTTGCCTGTGCTTTCCTGACGCCGCAGACGCCGGTCTGGGTCATTATGCTGGTGCTCTATCTCGGCGGCGTGTTCCGCTCGATCCAGTTTACCGGCGTCAGCACGCTGGCATTTGCCGACGTCCCGTCCTCCCAGATGAGCTACGCCAATACGTTGTTCAGCACCGCCAGTCAGTTAGCCATTGGCCTTGGTATTACGCTCGGGGCGATTGGCATCCGCATCGGCGAGAAGTTAAGCGCGACGCTGGCGCTGAGCGAGGTGCCGGGCATCAGCTTCCGCCTCGCCTTTGTCTTTATTGCGCTGATTTGCCTGGTTGGCATGTTCGATACATTGCACCTGACGCGGGACGCCGGCAGCGCGGTATCGCAGAAAAGGAAGCCCTCTTAA
- the azuC gene encoding stress response protein AzuC — protein MKQRMRKILKSMFENYCKTFKDVPPGAMF, from the coding sequence ATGAAACAGCGTATGCGTAAAATCCTCAAAAGCATGTTTGAAAACTATTGCAAGACTTTCAAAGACGTACCGCCAGGCGCTATGTTCTGA
- a CDS encoding DUF2766 family protein, with protein MSQNLTPNDELVSDVVACQLVIKQILDVIDVIAPVEVREKMATQLKAIDFTTHPAGADPVTLRAIQKAIALIELKFTPQDATH; from the coding sequence ATGTCTCAGAACCTGACCCCTAACGATGAGCTGGTTTCCGACGTCGTCGCCTGCCAGCTGGTCATCAAACAGATCCTCGACGTGATTGATGTGATTGCCCCGGTAGAAGTGCGCGAGAAAATGGCGACTCAGCTGAAGGCCATTGATTTCACGACGCATCCGGCAGGGGCTGACCCCGTGACGCTACGGGCGATTCAAAAAGCGATCGCGCTGATTGAGCTGAAGTTTACGCCGCAGGATGCGACGCATTAA
- a CDS encoding non-heme ferritin-like protein gives MAAPGMVKKLNAQMNLEFHASNHYLRLSEWCSEHRLNGTATFLRSRAQSSVTQMMRVFDFIKKAGAYPVVKAFEIRQAKCATLEDLFLTTIEDHDQRSSTLSELTEQAKVLQDDNTLSFLNTLEEEQQQDGILLKTILDEVRSAREAGLCIQQTDRHLLNIVNKRQPS, from the coding sequence ATGGCAGCTCCAGGAATGGTTAAAAAGCTTAATGCTCAGATGAATCTCGAATTCCATGCATCTAATCATTATTTGCGTTTGAGCGAGTGGTGTTCAGAACATCGACTAAATGGCACTGCGACGTTCTTACGTTCGCGCGCGCAGTCCAGCGTCACGCAAATGATGCGCGTGTTTGATTTTATCAAGAAAGCCGGCGCTTACCCGGTGGTGAAAGCCTTCGAAATTCGCCAGGCTAAATGTGCAACCCTCGAAGATCTTTTCCTGACAACAATTGAAGACCACGATCAGCGTAGCTCAACGCTGTCGGAACTTACTGAACAGGCAAAAGTGCTTCAAGACGATAACACCCTGAGCTTCCTCAATACGCTGGAAGAAGAACAGCAACAGGATGGTATCTTGCTGAAGACCATTCTGGATGAGGTGCGCAGCGCGCGTGAAGCGGGCCTGTGCATCCAGCAAACCGACCGCCACCTGCTGAACATCGTGAATAAACGGCAGCCATCATAA
- a CDS encoding DJ-1/PfpI family protein: MKQVAVLLAPGFEEGEAIVTIDILRRLHIGVELVSCAESRAVVSYHDIPMVADATLAERLDTLYDAVVLPGGPQGSVNLAASKDVVRFVANHDAAGKFICPICSAAARVLAGNDLLKGRRYVCSGDLWQDVKNGEYVDAPVVEDGNLISGKGFGHVFDFAFTVAARLLGDEAPVRDHADHIYYRW, from the coding sequence ATGAAACAGGTTGCCGTACTGCTGGCCCCAGGGTTTGAGGAAGGGGAAGCGATTGTCACTATCGATATTCTGCGTCGCTTACATATTGGCGTTGAGCTGGTGTCGTGCGCAGAGTCGCGGGCTGTGGTGAGCTATCACGATATTCCGATGGTGGCTGACGCCACGCTGGCAGAGCGTCTTGATACGCTGTACGACGCGGTTGTGCTACCGGGGGGGCCGCAGGGAAGCGTGAATCTGGCAGCAAGCAAAGACGTTGTCCGGTTTGTGGCGAACCACGATGCCGCAGGCAAATTCATTTGCCCGATCTGCTCAGCCGCCGCGCGCGTACTCGCCGGAAACGATTTGCTGAAAGGCCGCCGCTACGTGTGCTCTGGCGACCTGTGGCAGGACGTCAAAAACGGTGAATACGTTGATGCACCGGTTGTTGAAGATGGCAACCTAATCAGCGGTAAAGGCTTTGGCCATGTGTTTGATTTCGCCTTTACCGTAGCGGCGCGCCTGCTGGGCGATGAAGCGCCGGTACGCGATCACGCCGATCACATCTATTATCGCTGGTAA
- a CDS encoding arabinose ABC transporter substrate-binding protein has product MHKFTHALAAIGLAAVMSQSAMAENLKLGFLVKQPEEPWFQTEWKFADKAGKDLGFDVIKIAVPDGEKTLNAIDSLAASGAKGFVICTPDPKLGPAIVAKARGYDMKVITVDDQFVNAKGKPMEEVPLVMMAASEIGARQGQELYKEMQKRGWDIKTTGVMAITANELDTARRRTTGSMDALKAAGFPEKQIYQVPTKSNDIPGAFDAGNSLLVQHPEVKQWLVIGMNDNTVLGGVRATEGQGFKAANVIGIGINGVDAVNELSKAQATGFFGSLLPSPDIHGYKTSELLYNWVQKGAEPPKFTAVTDVVLITRDNFKEELAKKGL; this is encoded by the coding sequence ATGCACAAATTTACCCACGCGCTGGCGGCCATCGGGCTGGCAGCCGTTATGTCACAATCAGCTATGGCCGAGAATCTTAAGCTCGGCTTTCTCGTCAAACAGCCGGAAGAACCGTGGTTCCAGACGGAATGGAAATTTGCCGATAAAGCGGGCAAAGACCTCGGTTTTGACGTCATTAAAATTGCCGTACCTGACGGTGAGAAAACCCTTAATGCGATTGACAGCCTGGCGGCCAGCGGCGCGAAAGGCTTTGTTATTTGTACACCAGACCCGAAGCTGGGGCCCGCTATTGTTGCCAAAGCGCGCGGCTATGATATGAAAGTGATCACCGTCGACGATCAGTTCGTCAACGCCAAAGGCAAGCCGATGGAAGAGGTCCCGCTGGTCATGATGGCGGCGAGTGAAATCGGTGCTCGTCAGGGCCAGGAGCTGTATAAAGAGATGCAAAAGCGCGGTTGGGATATCAAAACCACCGGCGTGATGGCCATTACGGCCAACGAACTGGATACCGCACGTCGCCGCACGACGGGCTCAATGGATGCGCTGAAGGCCGCCGGTTTCCCGGAAAAACAGATCTATCAGGTCCCGACCAAATCTAACGATATCCCCGGTGCGTTCGACGCCGGTAACTCGCTGCTGGTACAGCACCCGGAAGTGAAACAGTGGCTGGTTATCGGCATGAACGATAACACCGTGCTGGGCGGCGTTCGCGCCACGGAAGGTCAGGGCTTTAAAGCGGCTAACGTTATCGGTATCGGGATTAACGGCGTAGATGCCGTCAACGAACTGTCGAAAGCGCAGGCTACCGGTTTCTTCGGCTCCCTGCTGCCAAGCCCGGATATCCACGGCTATAAAACCAGTGAGCTGCTGTATAACTGGGTACAGAAAGGTGCTGAGCCGCCGAAATTCACGGCGGTGACCGACGTGGTGCTGATTACTCGCGATAACTTCAAAGAAGAGCTGGCGAAAAAAGGCCTCTAA
- the araG gene encoding L-arabinose ABC transporter ATP-binding protein AraG: MQQSTPYLSFRGISKTFPGVKALSDISFDCYSGQVHALMGENGAGKSTLLKILSGNYAPTAGTLALRGEEISFVDTTAALNAGIAIIYQELHLVPEMTVAENIYLGQLPSRGGMVNRKLLNYEARLQLEHLGLDIDPDTPLKYLSIGQWQMVEIAKALARNAKVIAFDEPTSSLSAREIDNLFRVIRELRKEGRVIIYVSHRMEEIFALSDAITVFKDGRYVCTFDDMMAVSHDRLVQAMVGRNIGDIYGWQPRPHGAERLRLEQVKAPGVRMPISLTVRSGEIVGLFGLVGAGRSELMKGIFGGSRITGGEIYIDGQRITIDKPAQAIRAGMMLCPEDRKAEGIIPVHSVRDNINISARRKHIHAGCLINNDWEATNADHHIQSLNIKTPGAEQLIMNLSGGNQQKAILGRWLSEEMKVILLDEPTRGIDVGAKHEIYNVIYALAASGVAVLFASSDLPEVLGVADRIVVMREGEIAGELLHESANEQQALSLAMPKVSQAVA, encoded by the coding sequence ATGCAACAGTCTACCCCTTATCTCTCCTTTCGCGGTATCAGCAAAACGTTCCCCGGCGTTAAGGCCCTGTCCGATATCAGTTTCGACTGCTATAGCGGGCAGGTGCACGCGCTGATGGGGGAGAACGGCGCCGGAAAGTCGACGCTGTTGAAAATACTCAGCGGTAACTATGCCCCGACGGCGGGCACGCTGGCGCTGCGCGGCGAAGAGATTTCATTTGTCGATACTACCGCGGCGTTGAACGCGGGTATCGCGATTATTTACCAGGAACTGCATCTCGTCCCGGAAATGACCGTGGCGGAAAATATTTATCTGGGTCAGTTGCCGAGCCGCGGCGGGATGGTTAACCGCAAGCTGCTGAACTATGAAGCGCGTCTCCAGCTCGAACATCTGGGGCTGGATATTGACCCGGACACCCCGCTTAAGTATCTGTCTATCGGCCAGTGGCAGATGGTGGAAATTGCTAAGGCGCTGGCGCGTAACGCCAAGGTGATTGCCTTTGACGAACCGACCAGTTCGCTTTCCGCCCGCGAAATAGACAACCTGTTTCGGGTGATCCGCGAACTGCGTAAAGAGGGGCGAGTCATCATCTATGTCTCGCACCGCATGGAAGAGATCTTTGCGCTGAGCGACGCTATTACGGTGTTTAAGGACGGCCGCTATGTCTGCACGTTTGACGACATGATGGCGGTCAGCCATGACCGGCTGGTACAAGCGATGGTCGGGCGCAATATTGGCGACATCTACGGTTGGCAGCCTCGCCCGCACGGGGCAGAGCGGCTGCGTCTTGAACAGGTGAAAGCGCCGGGCGTGCGTATGCCGATTTCGCTTACGGTCCGCAGCGGCGAGATCGTTGGCCTGTTTGGGCTGGTGGGGGCCGGGCGCAGCGAGTTGATGAAGGGGATATTCGGCGGTTCCAGGATCACCGGCGGCGAGATTTACATCGACGGCCAGCGGATAACCATTGATAAACCGGCGCAGGCGATTCGTGCGGGTATGATGCTGTGCCCGGAAGACCGCAAAGCGGAAGGGATCATCCCGGTGCATTCGGTGCGCGACAATATCAACATCAGCGCCCGCCGCAAGCACATCCACGCTGGGTGCCTTATCAACAATGACTGGGAGGCCACCAACGCCGACCACCACATCCAGTCGCTCAATATCAAAACGCCTGGGGCCGAGCAGCTGATTATGAACCTTTCCGGGGGCAATCAGCAGAAGGCTATCCTCGGGCGCTGGCTGTCGGAGGAGATGAAAGTGATCCTGCTCGACGAGCCGACGCGCGGCATTGATGTTGGTGCGAAACACGAAATCTACAACGTGATTTACGCACTGGCGGCTTCTGGCGTGGCGGTGCTGTTTGCTTCCAGCGATCTGCCGGAAGTGCTGGGCGTTGCCGATCGGATCGTGGTGATGCGCGAAGGGGAGATCGCCGGCGAACTGTTGCATGAGAGCGCCAATGAACAACAGGCGTTAAGCCTGGCTATGCCTAAAGTCAGTCAGGCGGTCGCCTGA
- the araH gene encoding L-arabinose ABC transporter permease AraH, whose amino-acid sequence MSSVTTPGAQRASLSFSRIWDQYGMLVVFAALFVCCAIFVPNFATFINMKGLGLAISMSGMVACGMLFCLASGDFDLSVASVIACAGVTTAVVINMTESLWVGVFAGLLLGAVSGLVNGFVIAKLKINALITTLATMQIVRGLAYIISDGKAVGIEDERFFTLGYANWLGLPAPIWLTVGCLVIFGLLLNKTTFGRNTLAIGGNEEAARLAGVPVVRTKIIIFVLSGLVSAAAGIILASRMTSGQPMTSIGYELIVISACVLGGVSLKGGIGKISYVVAGILILGTVENAMNLLNISPFSQYVVRGLILLAAVIFDRYKQKAKRTV is encoded by the coding sequence ATGTCATCTGTTACAACGCCGGGCGCCCAACGCGCGTCGCTAAGCTTTAGCCGCATCTGGGATCAGTACGGCATGCTGGTGGTCTTTGCGGCACTTTTCGTCTGCTGTGCGATTTTTGTGCCGAATTTTGCCACCTTTATCAACATGAAGGGCCTGGGGCTGGCGATTTCCATGTCCGGGATGGTGGCCTGCGGCATGCTGTTCTGCCTTGCTTCGGGGGATTTTGATTTGTCGGTCGCGTCGGTGATTGCCTGCGCCGGGGTGACGACAGCGGTGGTCATTAACATGACCGAAAGCCTGTGGGTCGGCGTCTTTGCCGGGCTGCTGCTGGGGGCCGTGAGTGGATTGGTGAACGGTTTCGTGATTGCGAAGCTGAAAATTAACGCGCTGATCACCACGCTCGCGACGATGCAAATTGTGCGTGGGCTGGCCTATATTATTTCCGACGGCAAAGCGGTGGGGATTGAAGACGAACGTTTCTTCACGCTCGGCTACGCCAACTGGCTCGGGCTACCGGCACCTATCTGGCTGACGGTGGGCTGTCTGGTGATTTTTGGTCTGCTGCTTAATAAAACCACCTTTGGTCGCAACACGCTGGCCATCGGCGGTAACGAAGAAGCGGCGCGGCTGGCCGGGGTTCCGGTGGTACGCACCAAGATTATTATCTTTGTGCTCTCCGGGCTGGTGTCGGCGGCGGCGGGGATTATTCTGGCCTCACGCATGACCAGCGGCCAGCCGATGACCTCAATAGGCTATGAGCTGATCGTCATTTCCGCCTGCGTGCTGGGCGGCGTATCGCTGAAAGGGGGGATTGGTAAAATCTCTTACGTGGTGGCCGGGATTTTAATTCTGGGCACCGTGGAGAATGCGATGAACCTGCTGAACATTTCGCCGTTCTCACAGTACGTGGTGCGTGGTCTGATTCTGCTGGCAGCGGTGATTTTCGACCGTTACAAGCAGAAGGCTAAGCGGACCGTATAG
- the uspC gene encoding universal stress protein UspC, translated as MAYSHLLVAVAPTPESHALLRKAVDIARPTQARVSLITLATDPEMYNQLAAPMLESLRELMQEETQHFLRSLAEAVDYPIWKAQIASGELGEHISAFSKKHQVDLVICGNHNQSFFSRATCAAKSIVGNSGVDVLLVTL; from the coding sequence ATGGCTTACTCACATCTTTTGGTTGCCGTGGCGCCAACCCCGGAAAGCCACGCCCTGCTTCGCAAAGCGGTGGATATCGCCCGGCCGACCCAGGCCCGCGTGAGTCTGATAACCCTGGCCACCGACCCGGAAATGTATAATCAGCTAGCTGCGCCGATGCTGGAAAGCCTGCGCGAGCTGATGCAGGAAGAGACCCAGCATTTTTTGCGCAGTCTTGCCGAGGCCGTTGATTACCCTATCTGGAAAGCGCAAATTGCATCGGGTGAGCTTGGTGAGCACATTAGCGCATTCAGCAAAAAGCACCAGGTTGACCTGGTTATCTGCGGGAACCATAACCAAAGTTTCTTTTCACGCGCCACCTGCGCGGCAAAAAGCATCGTGGGTAACAGCGGCGTAGATGTCTTATTGGTGACACTGTAA